The genomic segment AGGACCTTTATTTCGAGACTCGGTGGGCGGTCCTGGCAAACCGCATGGCCCGCGCCCGGGGGTGCATCATCGGTACGTCACGGGTACGTCGCTGCGGCGCGCGCGGTTTCACTGCTAGCCGGCCAAACCGCCGAAGAGACCCGCGACCATCGCGATCGCCGCCACGAAGATGAGGTAGAGCACGAGCAGGTACGTCGTGCCCGCCGCCACGGACCGTCCCGGATAGAAACGGCTCACCGCCACCCCGAGCACCCCGCACGTCCAAACAGAGAAGACGTTGATTCCGTTTAGGAACCTGCCGATGAACCCCTCCATCTCGGGCAGGAAGAGACCGGGCGTGAGGGTCACGATCTCTGCACCGACCGCCATCAGGCCGATGGAAACGACCCCTCCTGCCGTACCGATGTACATGGCGTGCGCGGCGGCACTGAGGAGCTGCCTGAAGCTGGCTTCTCCACCCAGGATGACGTTGAACGCGATCAGGAGCAGTCCCGCGATGATCGAGAGTACGATGGGCGTCATGATGATCGTGCCTATGACGACGCCGACTCCCGGGGAAATGGCGGCGTCGACCTGCTCCTCCAGAACGGCAGGGTCGGCTCCCTCCGGTATGAAGTCCGCGATCCGGGCCTCGGCCGCCCTCCGCAGTATCTCT from the Candidatus Palauibacter australiensis genome contains:
- a CDS encoding YIP1 family protein, giving the protein MEHLPESSDATGEEHVIPSLPARIVQVFVSPAKLFDALRHRPAWMGAVLGLIGLSLALQFLTPVIVPEEILRRAAEARIADFIPEGADPAVLEEQVDAAISPGVGVVIGTIIMTPIVLSIIAGLLLIAFNVILGGEASFRQLLSAAAHAMYIGTAGGVVSIGLMAVGAEIVTLTPGLFLPEMEGFIGRFLNGINVFSVWTCGVLGVAVSRFYPGRSVAAGTTYLLVLYLIFVAAIAMVAGLFGGLAG